The proteins below are encoded in one region of Micromonospora sp. DSM 45708:
- the leuE gene encoding leucine efflux protein LeuE, translating into MMSGMLGITDIGTYVLGTVAIVLLPGPNSLFVLATAARRGVATGYRAAAGVFVGDAALMVLSAAGVASLLRAYPPLFLVIKYAGAAYLGWLGLAMLRGAWRRWRDRNDPATPRLIDEVEPARDPFRRALTVSLLNPKAILFFVSFFIQFVDPGYAWPALSFLLLGLIAQVTSALYLTALIFTGTFLAAQFQHRRRLAATGTTAIAMLFLGFSLKLAAG; encoded by the coding sequence ATGATGTCCGGCATGCTGGGGATCACCGACATCGGAACGTACGTGCTGGGCACCGTGGCGATCGTGCTGCTGCCCGGGCCGAACTCGCTCTTCGTGCTCGCCACCGCCGCCCGGCGCGGGGTGGCCACCGGTTACCGGGCCGCCGCCGGGGTGTTCGTCGGCGACGCCGCGCTGATGGTCCTCTCCGCCGCCGGGGTGGCCTCGCTGCTCCGGGCGTACCCGCCACTCTTCCTCGTGATCAAGTACGCCGGCGCGGCGTACCTCGGATGGTTGGGGCTGGCCATGCTGCGCGGCGCGTGGCGGCGCTGGCGTGACCGCAACGACCCGGCCACGCCGCGCCTGATCGACGAGGTGGAGCCGGCCCGCGACCCGTTCCGGCGGGCGCTGACGGTCAGCCTGCTCAACCCGAAGGCGATCCTCTTCTTCGTCTCGTTCTTCATCCAGTTCGTCGACCCCGGGTACGCCTGGCCGGCGCTGTCGTTCCTGCTGCTCGGGCTGATCGCACAGGTCACCAGCGCGCTCTACCTGACCGCGTTGATCTTCACCGGCACGTTCCTGGCCGCCCAGTTCCAGCACCGTCGGCGGCTCGCCGCGACCGGCACCACCGCGATCGCGATGCTGTTCCTCGGCTTCAGTCTCAAGCTCGCCGCCGGCTGA
- a CDS encoding sporulation protein, whose product MRLTGVSRESFWTGLSVSTTLTNPSTRPGLRLPGRVTLAAGRDDVPVRHLRLGLVAQVEPEDPGSPRRLVQYHRWSIAGRFVVPAGRRRAVDFAVPLPWETPVTVFGGVPLMTLRTGLRTEVSVDPALDQGEMVPVLIHPLPTQQHLLAALDTLGFAMRQAGLQQGRLPGVEQTLPFQQRLGFWAAPLYAGPMTELEVIMLTNPAGMEVLFWLDRRLSLAGVTHQSISRFRVWHAGADRRDWVSTVDGWLRHAIERHAAAAAHADWSATIRESAHVSRHPDQPVAPGYGLGGTAGGAGVGGGGGGGDGT is encoded by the coding sequence ATGCGGCTGACCGGGGTGTCCCGGGAGTCCTTCTGGACCGGGCTCTCGGTGAGCACCACGTTGACCAATCCGAGCACCCGGCCGGGCCTGCGCCTGCCGGGGCGGGTGACGCTGGCCGCCGGGCGGGACGACGTTCCGGTCCGGCACCTCCGGCTGGGGCTGGTCGCGCAGGTCGAGCCGGAGGACCCGGGGTCACCGCGCCGGCTCGTGCAGTACCACAGGTGGTCGATCGCGGGCCGGTTCGTGGTGCCGGCCGGGCGGCGGCGGGCGGTCGACTTCGCCGTGCCGCTGCCCTGGGAGACGCCGGTGACGGTGTTCGGCGGGGTGCCGTTGATGACGCTGCGCACCGGGCTGCGGACCGAGGTGTCCGTCGACCCGGCCCTCGACCAGGGCGAGATGGTGCCGGTCCTGATCCACCCGCTGCCCACCCAGCAGCACCTGCTCGCCGCGTTGGACACGCTCGGCTTCGCGATGCGGCAGGCGGGGCTCCAGCAGGGCCGGTTGCCCGGGGTGGAGCAGACGCTGCCGTTCCAGCAGCGGCTCGGCTTCTGGGCCGCCCCGCTCTACGCCGGTCCGATGACCGAGCTGGAAGTGATCATGCTGACCAACCCGGCCGGCATGGAGGTGCTGTTCTGGCTGGACCGGCGGCTCTCCCTCGCCGGGGTGACGCACCAGAGCATCAGCCGGTTCCGGGTCTGGCACGCCGGGGCGGACCGGCGGGACTGGGTGAGCACCGTGGACGGCTGGCTGCGGCACGCCATCGAGCGGCACGCCGCAGCCGCCGCGCACGCCGACTGGTCGGCCACGATCCGGGAGTCGGCGCACGTCAGCCGCCATCCCGACCAGCCGGTCGCGCCCGGCTACGGCCTCGGCGGCACGGCCGGCGGCGCGGGCGTCGGTGGCGGTGGTGGCGGCGGCGACGGCACCTGA
- a CDS encoding monovalent cation/H+ antiporter complex subunit F → MTVLLAVALTVLLSATALLALARIYRGPSLLDRIVGADLLLAAMLGAVGAEAAVTRHAATLPVLVVLSLLGFVGSVSLVRFAVRAEA, encoded by the coding sequence GTGACCGTCCTGCTCGCCGTCGCGCTGACCGTGCTGCTCTCGGCCACCGCGCTGCTCGCCCTGGCCCGGATCTACCGCGGCCCGTCCCTGCTCGACCGCATCGTCGGCGCCGACCTGCTGCTCGCCGCCATGCTCGGCGCGGTGGGGGCGGAGGCGGCGGTGACCCGGCACGCCGCCACGCTGCCCGTGCTGGTGGTGCTCTCGCTGCTCGGTTTCGTGGGCTCGGTCTCCCTGGTCCGCTTCGCCGTCCGGGCCGAAGCGTGA
- a CDS encoding hemolysin family protein yields the protein MSPGFALLFSVVLLALNGFFVAAEFALVAAKRYRLEQSAAGGGRAARAALDGVRELSLMLAGAQLGITLCTLGLGALAEPAIEHLLSPLLHAVGLPDAASHVVALVFALGLVTFLHLVVGEMAPKSWAITDAERSAMLLALPFRAFARIARPVLSLLNGLANAMLRLVGVQQQDQLAQVHGPDELRILLEQSREHGLLGAEQHQLLTSMLELQGTTVAQVMEPFDKIVTVRRDDTAERIEHVSRDSGRSRLAVVDSGGEVCGLVHVREAVRAVTTGRAATAGELMTNAFTLPAESSVSEAVAAMRGRQAQLALVRNGGGPTRPIGFVALEDLLEEVIGEFDDETDPVPRGRRLR from the coding sequence ATGAGCCCCGGTTTCGCGCTTCTCTTCTCCGTGGTGCTGCTGGCGCTCAACGGATTCTTCGTGGCGGCCGAGTTCGCGCTGGTCGCCGCCAAGCGGTACCGGCTGGAGCAGTCGGCGGCCGGCGGCGGCCGGGCGGCCCGGGCGGCGCTGGACGGCGTCCGGGAGCTGAGCCTGATGCTGGCCGGCGCGCAGCTCGGCATCACGCTGTGCACGCTGGGCCTCGGCGCGTTGGCCGAGCCGGCCATCGAGCATCTGCTCAGTCCGTTGCTGCACGCGGTCGGTCTGCCCGACGCGGCGAGCCACGTGGTGGCGCTGGTGTTCGCGCTGGGCCTGGTGACGTTCCTGCACCTGGTGGTCGGCGAGATGGCGCCGAAGTCGTGGGCGATCACCGACGCGGAGCGCTCGGCGATGCTGCTGGCGCTGCCGTTCCGGGCGTTCGCCCGGATCGCCCGCCCGGTGCTGTCGCTGCTGAACGGGCTGGCCAACGCGATGCTGCGGCTGGTCGGCGTGCAGCAGCAGGACCAGCTCGCCCAGGTGCACGGCCCGGACGAGCTGCGCATCCTGCTGGAGCAGTCCCGGGAGCACGGGCTGCTCGGCGCCGAGCAGCACCAGTTGCTGACCAGCATGCTGGAGTTGCAGGGCACCACGGTGGCGCAGGTGATGGAGCCGTTCGACAAGATCGTCACGGTCCGCCGGGACGACACCGCCGAACGGATCGAGCACGTGTCCCGGGACAGCGGCCGGTCCCGCCTCGCCGTGGTCGACAGCGGTGGCGAGGTCTGCGGCCTGGTCCACGTCCGGGAGGCGGTGCGCGCGGTGACCACCGGCCGGGCGGCGACCGCCGGGGAGCTGATGACGAACGCGTTCACGCTGCCGGCCGAGTCGTCGGTGTCCGAGGCGGTGGCGGCGATGCGGGGCCGGCAGGCCCAGCTCGCGCTGGTCCGCAACGGTGGCGGCCCGACCCGGCCGATCGGCTTCGTCGCGCTGGAGGACCTCCTGGAGGAGGTCATCGGCGAGTTCGACGACGAGACCGACCCGGTGCCGAGGGGCCGCCGCCTCCGCTGA
- a CDS encoding hemolysin family protein → MLILVGLLLITVLTAATGYFVAQEFGYVAVDRGKLKQLADGGDRAAARALEVTGRLSFMLSGAQLGITVTALLVGYVAEPYLGAGLADLLGVAGVSGAVSLPLSVVLALVIATVVQMVLGELAPKNLAIARAVPLARALSRSTLIYLRIAGPLITLFDRAAVRLLRRVGIEPIEELPSGATPADLEQIIAESREEGHLDAEMSDLLDRGLDFRGLTAGEAMVPRVDVHTVRADEPVSRIVEMLDTGHSRFPVRGAEGVDDLIGVVGIADVLGVPPAERARTRIDAVAVPPLLVPETLPLPTVLDRLRSGHRQLACVVDEYGGFAGVITLEDLAEELVGPIRDEDDPPDRAPARQEDGSWVVPARWRIDEVADSTGIELPEAPEYDTLSGLVMRELGRVPEVGDRLEIASAGDGDEPSTGHRVLVEVLAVDRHVADSVRLRTTAGVRGEGAA, encoded by the coding sequence GTGCTGATCCTCGTCGGTCTCCTTCTCATCACCGTGCTCACCGCCGCCACCGGATACTTCGTGGCGCAGGAGTTCGGTTACGTCGCCGTGGACCGCGGCAAGCTCAAGCAACTCGCCGACGGTGGCGACCGCGCCGCCGCCCGCGCCCTGGAGGTGACCGGGCGGCTCTCCTTCATGCTCTCCGGCGCCCAGCTCGGCATCACCGTGACCGCCCTGCTCGTCGGTTACGTCGCCGAGCCGTACCTGGGCGCCGGCCTGGCCGACCTGCTCGGCGTGGCCGGGGTGTCCGGCGCGGTGTCGCTGCCGCTGTCGGTGGTGCTGGCCCTGGTCATCGCCACCGTCGTGCAGATGGTCCTGGGCGAGCTGGCCCCGAAGAACCTGGCCATCGCCCGGGCCGTGCCGCTGGCCCGGGCGCTGTCCCGGTCCACCCTGATCTACCTGCGGATCGCCGGTCCGCTGATCACGCTCTTCGACCGGGCGGCCGTGCGGCTGCTCCGCCGGGTCGGCATCGAGCCGATCGAGGAGCTGCCCAGCGGCGCCACCCCGGCCGACCTGGAACAGATCATCGCCGAGTCCCGCGAGGAGGGGCACCTCGACGCGGAGATGTCCGACCTGCTCGACCGGGGGCTCGACTTCCGGGGGCTGACCGCCGGCGAGGCCATGGTGCCCCGGGTCGACGTGCACACCGTCCGCGCCGACGAGCCGGTCAGCCGGATCGTCGAGATGCTCGACACCGGCCACTCCCGGTTCCCGGTGCGCGGCGCCGAGGGCGTCGACGACCTGATCGGGGTGGTCGGCATCGCCGACGTGCTGGGCGTGCCGCCGGCCGAGCGGGCGCGTACCCGGATCGACGCGGTGGCCGTACCCCCGTTGCTGGTGCCGGAGACGCTGCCGCTGCCGACGGTGCTGGACCGGCTCCGGTCCGGGCACCGGCAGCTCGCCTGCGTGGTCGACGAGTACGGCGGATTCGCCGGCGTGATCACGCTGGAGGATCTCGCCGAGGAACTGGTCGGGCCGATCCGCGACGAGGACGACCCGCCGGACCGCGCGCCGGCCCGGCAGGAGGACGGCTCCTGGGTGGTGCCGGCCCGCTGGCGGATCGACGAGGTCGCCGACAGCACCGGCATCGAACTGCCCGAGGCGCCGGAGTACGACACGCTCTCCGGTCTGGTGATGCGGGAGCTGGGTCGGGTGCCCGAGGTGGGTGACCGGCTGGAGATCGCGTCCGCCGGTGACGGCGACGAGCCGTCGACCGGGCACCGGGTGCTGGTGGAGGTGCTGGCCGTGGACCGGCACGTGGCCGACTCGGTCCGGCTCCGGACGACCGCCGGCGTGCGCGGGGAGGGTGCGGCATGA
- a CDS encoding Na+/H+ antiporter subunit E encodes MTVDPPPGRGDAPPAGDPPTAGRGGRRRDQAVALGWLVAAWLLLWGDVSWGNLLTGLVIGAAVLFFFPLPPVTFGGRLRPGPLLVLAATFVAELVSASVHVAAVALRPGYRPRGAIIAVPLRVRTDLNLALTAEVISLVPGTLILDIDRTRGVLYVHVLDVRGPADLTDSRERVLAVERRIVRAVGSSREVRRLDPGPVERRNHP; translated from the coding sequence GTGACCGTCGACCCGCCCCCGGGCCGGGGCGACGCGCCGCCGGCCGGCGATCCGCCGACGGCGGGTCGCGGCGGGCGGCGACGCGACCAGGCCGTGGCGCTCGGCTGGCTGGTCGCCGCCTGGCTGCTGCTCTGGGGCGACGTGTCCTGGGGCAACCTGCTCACCGGCCTGGTGATCGGCGCGGCGGTGCTGTTCTTCTTCCCGCTGCCGCCGGTCACCTTCGGCGGGCGGCTGCGCCCGGGGCCGCTGCTGGTGCTCGCCGCCACGTTCGTCGCGGAGCTGGTCAGCGCCAGCGTGCACGTCGCCGCCGTCGCGTTGCGCCCCGGCTACCGGCCGCGCGGCGCGATCATCGCGGTGCCGCTGCGGGTCCGCACCGACCTCAACCTGGCGCTCACCGCCGAGGTGATCTCGCTGGTGCCGGGCACCCTGATCCTCGACATCGACCGCACGCGCGGTGTGCTCTACGTGCACGTGCTCGACGTGCGCGGCCCGGCGGACCTGACCGACAGCCGCGAGCGCGTGCTCGCCGTCGAGCGGCGCATCGTCCGCGCCGTCGGCTCCTCCCGCGAGGTACGCCGGCTCGATCCCGGACCCGTCGAACGGAGGAACCACCCGTGA
- the mnhG gene encoding monovalent cation/H(+) antiporter subunit G gives MSAVADWAGGFLLLGGALLSLVAGIGLVRFPDTLDRMHAATKPQVLGVLLLLGGLALRLRTGSDLGMLALVAIFQLSTAPVAAQMIGRAAYRSGRIDRSLLDVDELAGR, from the coding sequence GTGAGCGCGGTGGCGGACTGGGCCGGGGGGTTCCTGCTGCTGGGCGGCGCGCTGCTGAGCCTGGTCGCCGGCATCGGGCTGGTGCGCTTCCCGGACACGCTGGACCGGATGCACGCCGCCACGAAGCCGCAGGTGCTCGGCGTGCTGCTGTTGCTGGGCGGGCTGGCGCTGCGCCTGCGTACCGGCTCGGACCTCGGGATGCTGGCGCTGGTGGCGATCTTCCAGCTCTCCACCGCGCCGGTCGCCGCGCAGATGATCGGGCGGGCCGCCTACCGCTCCGGGCGGATCGACCGGTCGCTGCTCGACGTCGACGAGCTGGCCGGACGCTGA
- a CDS encoding aminotransferase class I/II-fold pyridoxal phosphate-dependent enzyme, with amino-acid sequence MSARYQISGATSAAISASVEAAVRTGALAPGDMLPAVRALAGELGVSPATVARAYQDLRQRGLVVTAGRHGTRVRSRPPVAARRAALLPPPRPDARDLAGGHPDRRLLPPLGPHLAALAAGFGAPTGYAEAAVRPELAAAARERFAADGVPADELTVTGGALDGIERLLAAHLRPGDAVAVEDPGWANLLDLVAALGLRTVGVPVDDEGPTVAGVRAALTAGVRALVVTSRAQNPTGAAVSADRATALRTLLAGRADLLLIEDDHAAELARVPLHPLAGATPAWAFVRSVSKPYGPDLRLAVLAGDEATVARVAGRAQVGAGWVSTVLQRLVLSLWRDPATAELVRRAADGYDRRRDGLVAALAARGLAAHGRTGINVWVPVPDETVAVTGLRDAGWSVAPGGLYRIAAAPAVRITVSTLDETDLPALADALARATQPMKGGALY; translated from the coding sequence GTGTCAGCACGTTATCAGATCAGCGGTGCCACGTCGGCGGCCATTTCGGCGAGCGTGGAGGCCGCCGTCCGCACCGGCGCGCTCGCCCCGGGCGACATGCTGCCCGCGGTCCGGGCGCTCGCCGGGGAGCTCGGCGTCAGCCCGGCCACCGTCGCCCGGGCGTACCAGGACCTGCGGCAGCGCGGCCTGGTCGTCACCGCCGGCCGGCACGGCACCCGGGTCCGGTCCCGCCCGCCGGTGGCCGCCCGCCGCGCGGCGCTGCTGCCGCCACCGCGCCCCGACGCCCGCGACCTCGCCGGCGGCCACCCCGACCGTCGGCTGCTGCCGCCGCTCGGGCCGCACCTGGCCGCGCTCGCCGCCGGATTCGGCGCCCCCACCGGGTACGCGGAGGCCGCCGTCCGGCCCGAACTGGCCGCCGCCGCCCGGGAGCGGTTCGCCGCCGACGGGGTGCCCGCCGACGAGCTGACCGTGACCGGCGGCGCGCTGGACGGCATCGAGCGGCTGCTCGCCGCCCACCTGCGCCCCGGCGACGCGGTCGCGGTGGAGGACCCGGGGTGGGCCAACCTGCTCGACCTGGTCGCCGCGCTCGGGCTGCGTACCGTCGGGGTGCCGGTGGACGACGAGGGCCCGACCGTGGCCGGGGTGCGGGCCGCGCTGACCGCCGGGGTCCGGGCGCTGGTGGTGACCAGCCGGGCCCAGAACCCGACCGGCGCGGCCGTGTCCGCCGACCGGGCCACGGCGCTGCGCACGCTGCTCGCCGGCCGGGCTGACCTGCTGCTGATCGAGGACGACCACGCCGCCGAGCTGGCCCGCGTACCCCTGCACCCGCTCGCCGGGGCGACCCCGGCGTGGGCCTTCGTCCGGTCGGTGAGCAAGCCCTACGGGCCCGACCTGCGGCTCGCCGTGCTGGCCGGCGACGAGGCCACGGTGGCCCGGGTGGCCGGCCGCGCGCAGGTCGGCGCCGGCTGGGTCTCCACCGTGCTGCAACGCCTGGTCCTGTCGCTCTGGCGCGATCCGGCCACCGCGGAGCTGGTGCGGCGCGCGGCGGACGGCTACGACCGGCGGCGGGACGGGCTGGTCGCCGCGCTCGCCGCGCGCGGGCTGGCCGCGCACGGGCGCACCGGGATCAACGTCTGGGTGCCGGTGCCGGACGAGACGGTCGCGGTCACCGGGCTGCGCGACGCCGGCTGGTCGGTGGCGCCCGGTGGCCTCTACCGGATCGCCGCCGCGCCCGCCGTCCGGATCACGGTCAGCACGCTCGACGAGACCGACCTGCCGGCACTCGCCGACGCGCTGGCCCGCGCCACCCAGCCGATGAAAGGCGGGGCCCTCTATTGA
- a CDS encoding Na+/H+ antiporter subunit D gives MSGVVPLPVVVPLLGAALTLMLTGRPRLQRSISVFCLAGVLLVAVVLLVRAYRYGPVVVRVGGWPAPVGIVLVADQLAALMVVVSSAVTLCVLLYSIGQGRAETGETAPVSIYHPTYLVLTAGVTNAFLAGDLFNLFVGFEILLAASFVLITLGGTEARLRTGSTYVVVSILSSLLFLSAVGLVYAATGTLNMAQLAGRLDAVPAGVRLTLELTLLLAFGIKAAVFPVSAWLPDSYPTAPAPVTAVFAGLLTKVGVYAIIRTETLLFPGGRVSGLLMVVAGLTMVVGILGAVAQSDMKRLFSFTLVSHIGYMIFGVALSSVAGLSGSIFYVVHHITVQTTLFLVAGLVEERAGSTDLRRLGGLARVTPVVAVLFFVPAMNLAGIPPFSGFLGKLGLLQAGVAAGGALPAVLVGAGTLTSLLTLYVASRVWNIAFWRAPRLATTTPVARLPGLMVGATAALVALGVLLTLVAGPLFQVTSDAAADLRQRTPYVRAVLPRDMP, from the coding sequence GTGAGCGGGGTGGTGCCGCTGCCGGTGGTGGTGCCGTTGCTCGGCGCGGCGCTGACCCTGATGCTGACCGGGCGGCCCCGGTTGCAGCGCTCGATCAGCGTGTTCTGCCTGGCCGGTGTGCTGCTGGTCGCGGTGGTGCTGCTGGTCCGGGCGTACCGGTACGGGCCGGTGGTGGTGCGGGTCGGCGGCTGGCCGGCGCCGGTCGGCATCGTGCTGGTCGCCGACCAGTTGGCGGCGCTGATGGTGGTGGTCTCCTCGGCGGTCACGCTCTGCGTGCTGCTCTACTCGATCGGCCAGGGCCGGGCGGAGACCGGCGAGACCGCGCCGGTGAGCATCTACCACCCCACCTACCTGGTGCTCACCGCCGGCGTGACGAACGCCTTCCTGGCCGGGGACCTGTTCAACCTGTTCGTCGGTTTCGAGATCCTGTTGGCCGCGAGCTTCGTGCTGATCACGCTGGGCGGCACCGAGGCGCGGCTGCGTACCGGATCGACGTACGTGGTGGTCAGCATCCTGTCGTCGCTGCTCTTCCTGTCCGCCGTGGGGCTGGTGTACGCGGCCACCGGCACCCTGAACATGGCGCAGCTCGCCGGCCGGCTGGACGCGGTGCCGGCCGGCGTACGCCTGACCCTGGAGCTCACGCTGCTGCTGGCGTTCGGTATCAAGGCGGCGGTCTTCCCGGTGTCGGCCTGGCTGCCGGACAGCTACCCGACCGCGCCCGCGCCGGTCACCGCCGTCTTCGCCGGCCTGCTGACCAAGGTCGGCGTGTACGCGATCATCCGCACCGAGACGCTGCTCTTCCCGGGCGGTCGCGTCTCCGGCCTGCTGATGGTGGTGGCCGGCCTGACCATGGTGGTGGGCATCCTCGGCGCGGTGGCCCAGTCGGACATGAAGCGGCTCTTCTCCTTCACGCTGGTCAGCCACATCGGCTACATGATCTTCGGGGTGGCGCTGAGCAGCGTCGCCGGCCTGTCCGGGTCGATCTTCTACGTGGTGCACCACATCACCGTCCAGACCACGCTCTTCCTGGTCGCCGGCCTGGTCGAGGAGCGCGCCGGCAGCACCGACCTGCGCCGGCTGGGCGGGCTGGCCCGGGTCACCCCGGTGGTCGCGGTGCTCTTCTTCGTCCCGGCGATGAACCTGGCCGGCATCCCGCCGTTCTCCGGCTTCCTCGGCAAGCTCGGTCTGCTCCAGGCCGGCGTGGCGGCCGGCGGCGCGCTGCCCGCCGTGCTGGTCGGCGCCGGCACGCTGACCAGCCTGCTCACGCTCTACGTGGCGTCCCGGGTGTGGAACATCGCGTTCTGGCGGGCGCCGCGGCTGGCCACCACCACGCCCGTCGCTCGGCTGCCCGGCCTGATGGTCGGCGCGACCGCCGCGCTGGTCGCGCTCGGCGTGCTGCTCACGCTGGTGGCCGGGCCGCTGTTCCAGGTCACCTCGGACGCCGCCGCCGACCTGCGCCAACGCACCCCGTACGTGCGGGCCGTGCTGCCGCGGGACATGCCGTGA
- a CDS encoding bifunctional pyridoxamine 5'-phosphate oxidase family protein/GNAT family N-acetyltransferase, whose amino-acid sequence MYPRTERTTAARTRDRMLYDRATAHALLDEAYHCALAFTVDGEPRVLPTLHVRVDETLYLHGSTGSRPLLAARGADGLPVSVAVTHLDGLVYARSQFHHSANYRSVVVHGTARLVTDEREKAAVLTALVEKVATGRSTESRPPNRRELAETAVLALPLREVSVRTRTGGVNDEPADADLPHWAGVLPLRLTPGRPEPDVGVTAPVPAYLRPAHSPWLEPVVLRGEHVVLEPLDLAHAEELHAALDDEEVWRHVGSPRPTDVAGTAELIRTALDAGFRGVRTPWVQRCAATGAIVGTTSYYQPDADLRTVEIGYTQLGRPWWRTGINTEAKLLLLTRAFEELDAVRVTWQTSTLNERSQRAIERLGAVREGTLRSNRRRADGTWRQSALYSMIAEEWPNAQLRLRKRLQSAAPAGS is encoded by the coding sequence ATGTACCCCCGGACCGAACGCACCACCGCCGCCCGCACCCGCGACCGGATGCTCTACGACCGGGCCACCGCCCACGCGCTGCTCGACGAGGCCTACCACTGCGCGCTGGCGTTCACCGTGGACGGCGAGCCACGCGTCCTGCCGACCCTGCACGTCCGCGTCGACGAGACGCTCTACCTGCACGGCTCCACCGGCAGCCGGCCGCTGCTGGCCGCCCGGGGCGCGGACGGGCTGCCGGTCAGCGTCGCGGTCACCCACCTCGACGGGCTGGTCTACGCCCGCTCCCAGTTCCACCACAGCGCCAACTACCGGTCCGTGGTCGTGCACGGCACCGCCCGGCTGGTCACCGACGAGCGGGAGAAGGCCGCCGTGCTGACCGCGCTGGTGGAGAAGGTGGCCACCGGCCGGTCCACCGAGAGCCGGCCGCCGAACCGGCGCGAGCTGGCCGAGACCGCGGTGCTGGCGCTGCCGCTGCGGGAGGTGTCGGTGCGGACGCGCACCGGCGGCGTCAACGACGAGCCCGCCGACGCGGACCTGCCGCACTGGGCCGGGGTGCTGCCGCTGCGACTGACGCCGGGGCGGCCCGAACCGGACGTCGGCGTCACCGCGCCGGTGCCGGCGTACCTGCGGCCGGCGCACTCGCCCTGGCTGGAGCCGGTGGTGCTGCGCGGCGAGCACGTCGTGTTGGAACCGCTGGACCTCGCACACGCCGAGGAGCTGCACGCCGCGCTCGACGACGAGGAGGTCTGGCGGCACGTCGGCAGTCCACGCCCCACCGACGTGGCCGGGACCGCCGAGCTGATCCGCACCGCCCTGGACGCCGGGTTCCGTGGCGTCCGGACGCCGTGGGTGCAGCGCTGCGCGGCCACCGGGGCGATCGTCGGCACCACCTCCTACTACCAGCCCGACGCCGACCTGCGGACCGTGGAGATCGGCTACACCCAGCTCGGCCGGCCGTGGTGGCGCACCGGGATCAACACCGAGGCGAAACTGCTGCTGCTCACCCGCGCCTTCGAGGAGTTGGACGCGGTGCGGGTCACCTGGCAGACCAGCACGCTCAACGAGCGGTCCCAGCGGGCCATCGAGCGGCTCGGCGCGGTGCGGGAGGGCACGCTGCGATCCAACCGGCGCCGGGCCGACGGCACCTGGCGGCAGTCCGCGCTCTACTCGATGATCGCCGAGGAGTGGCCGAACGCACAGCTCAGGCTGCGGAAACGACTTCAGTCGGCGGCACCCGCCGGTTCATGA
- a CDS encoding UdgX family uracil-DNA binding protein (This protein belongs to the uracil DNA glycosylase superfamily, members of which act in excision repair of DNA. However, it belongs more specifically to UdgX branch, whose founding member was found to bind uracil in DNA (where it does not belong), without cleaving it, appears to promote DNA repair by a pathway involving RecA, rather than base excision.) has product MVETEGAPGAQEFIPPAADTIDELRAAAAGCRGCELYRDASQTVFGRGDESARLVFVGEQPGDVEDQQGLPFVGPAGRLLRRAVDDAGLDPGQIYLTNAVKHFRFELRGKRRIHQTPDRVHITACRPWLVAEFARLRPEIVVVLGATAAKALLGPTFRVTRQRGELLPWPAAAQHPEDFARVPVDRAGAVADAPDTRLLATIHPSAVLRADNQDIAYEGLVADLKVAAGVLR; this is encoded by the coding sequence ATGGTGGAGACCGAGGGGGCGCCCGGCGCGCAGGAGTTCATCCCGCCGGCGGCGGACACCATCGACGAGTTGCGCGCCGCGGCGGCCGGCTGCCGCGGCTGCGAGCTGTACCGGGACGCGTCGCAGACGGTCTTCGGCCGCGGCGACGAGAGCGCCCGGCTGGTGTTCGTCGGCGAGCAGCCGGGGGACGTGGAGGACCAGCAGGGCCTGCCGTTCGTCGGCCCGGCCGGCCGGCTGCTGCGCAGGGCCGTGGACGACGCCGGCCTCGATCCCGGCCAGATCTACCTGACCAACGCGGTGAAGCACTTCCGCTTCGAGCTGCGCGGCAAGCGGCGCATCCACCAGACTCCGGACCGGGTGCACATCACCGCCTGCCGGCCCTGGCTGGTCGCCGAGTTCGCCCGGCTGCGCCCGGAGATCGTGGTGGTGCTCGGCGCCACCGCCGCCAAGGCGCTGCTCGGCCCGACGTTCCGGGTGACGCGGCAACGCGGCGAACTGCTGCCCTGGCCGGCCGCCGCCCAGCACCCGGAGGACTTCGCACGGGTGCCGGTGGACCGGGCCGGCGCCGTCGCCGACGCGCCGGACACCCGGCTGCTCGCCACCATCCACCCGTCCGCCGTGCTGCGCGCCGACAACCAGGACATCGCGTACGAGGGCCTGGTCGCCGACCTCAAGGTGGCGGCCGGCGTGCTGCGCTGA